The following are encoded together in the Streptomyces rapamycinicus NRRL 5491 genome:
- a CDS encoding LacI family DNA-binding transcriptional regulator, translating to MTARLADIAAQAGVSEATVSRVLNGRPGVAAATRESVLAALDVLGYERPVRLRQRSAGLVGLITPELENPIFPALAQVIGQALTRQGYTPVLATQTPGGSTEDELTEMLVDRGVAGIIFVSGLHADTSADMQRYDQLRGQGVPFVLVDGYSPKVRAPFISPDDRAAMGLAVTHLVSLGHTRIGLALGPKRFVPVLRKIEGFQQAMRDRLGLSPAESEELIQHSLYTLEGGQAAATALIERGCTAVVCASDMMALGAIRAARQQGLAVPQDVSVVGFDDSPLIAFTDPPLTTIRKPVQSMGQAAVRALLEEIGGTPAPPSEFVFLPELVVRGSTASAHGVEARSRAAGGKA from the coding sequence ATGACCGCACGGCTTGCTGACATCGCAGCCCAGGCGGGGGTCAGCGAAGCCACCGTCAGCCGCGTCCTCAATGGCAGGCCGGGGGTGGCCGCGGCCACCCGCGAGTCCGTCCTCGCCGCTCTGGACGTCCTCGGCTATGAGCGGCCGGTGCGGCTGCGACAGCGCAGCGCCGGACTGGTGGGACTGATCACGCCCGAGCTGGAGAACCCGATCTTCCCCGCGCTCGCCCAGGTCATCGGGCAGGCGCTCACCCGGCAGGGCTACACCCCGGTGCTGGCCACCCAGACCCCCGGCGGCTCCACGGAGGACGAGCTGACCGAGATGCTGGTGGACCGGGGGGTGGCCGGGATCATCTTCGTCTCCGGGCTGCACGCGGACACCTCGGCCGATATGCAGCGCTATGACCAGCTGCGCGGCCAGGGTGTGCCGTTCGTGCTGGTGGACGGCTACTCGCCGAAGGTGCGGGCGCCGTTCATCTCCCCCGACGACCGGGCTGCGATGGGGCTGGCGGTCACCCATCTGGTCTCCCTCGGACACACCCGGATCGGTCTCGCGCTCGGGCCGAAGCGATTCGTACCCGTACTGCGCAAGATCGAAGGCTTTCAGCAGGCGATGCGGGACCGACTGGGGCTCTCCCCGGCCGAGTCCGAGGAGCTGATCCAGCATTCGCTGTACACCCTGGAGGGCGGCCAGGCGGCGGCGACCGCGCTGATCGAGCGGGGCTGTACGGCGGTGGTGTGCGCGAGCGACATGATGGCGCTGGGCGCCATCCGGGCGGCCCGGCAGCAGGGTCTTGCGGTCCCTCAGGACGTCTCGGTGGTCGGCTTCGACGACTCCCCGCTGATCGCCTTCACCGATCCGCCGCTGACCACGATCCGTAAACCGGTGCAGTCGATGGGGCAGGCGGCGGTGCGGGCGCTGCTGGAGGAGATCGGCGGCACCCCCGCCCCGCCCAGCGAGTTCGTCTTCCTGCCCGAGCTGGTGGTGCGCGGGTCCACGGCCTCGGCGCATGGTGTGGAGGCGCGGAGCCGGGCGGCCGGGGGCAAGGCCTGA
- a CDS encoding sugar ABC transporter permease — MRDQRRGTLASVGLHTTLVIASAVAVFPPLWLVVTSFKPKSEAFSTDVVKEPTLRNYQHVLGDTEFLTWFGNSLFIVVITTLLGVFVAATTGYAVSRFRFPGMRPLMWLLLITQMFPVAILIVPLYNIMSTLGWLNQPISLIVTYLTVAVPFCAWMMKGFFDTIPVEIDESGRVDGLNPFGTFWRLVVPLAKPGLAVTAFYTFITAWAEVAYASAFMTGEDNLTLAAGLQTFVNQYTSDWGSMTAAAVMIAIPAALVFSWAQRHLVAGLTAGATKS; from the coding sequence ATGCGCGACCAACGACGCGGCACGCTCGCCTCCGTCGGGCTGCACACCACGCTCGTCATCGCCTCCGCGGTCGCGGTCTTCCCGCCGCTGTGGCTGGTGGTGACCTCGTTCAAGCCCAAGAGCGAGGCGTTCAGCACCGATGTGGTCAAGGAACCGACGCTGCGGAACTACCAACACGTCCTCGGCGACACCGAGTTCCTGACCTGGTTCGGCAACTCGCTGTTCATCGTGGTCATCACCACGCTCCTGGGCGTCTTCGTCGCGGCCACCACCGGCTATGCCGTCAGCCGCTTCCGGTTCCCCGGGATGCGCCCGCTGATGTGGCTGCTGCTGATCACCCAGATGTTCCCGGTGGCCATCCTCATCGTGCCGCTGTACAACATCATGTCGACGCTGGGCTGGCTCAACCAGCCGATCTCGCTCATCGTCACCTACCTCACCGTGGCCGTGCCGTTCTGCGCCTGGATGATGAAGGGCTTCTTCGACACCATCCCGGTGGAGATCGACGAATCGGGCCGGGTCGACGGGCTCAACCCCTTCGGGACCTTCTGGCGGCTGGTCGTCCCGCTGGCCAAGCCGGGGCTCGCGGTGACCGCGTTCTACACCTTCATCACCGCCTGGGCCGAGGTGGCCTACGCCTCCGCCTTCATGACGGGGGAGGACAACCTCACGCTCGCGGCGGGGCTCCAGACCTTCGTCAACCAGTACACCTCCGACTGGGGCTCCATGACGGCCGCGGCCGTGATGATCGCCATCCCGGCGGCGCTGGTGTTCTCCTGGGCCCAGCGCCATCTCGTGGCGGGGCTCACGGCCGGGGCGACCAAGTCGTGA
- a CDS encoding extracellular solute-binding protein produces MRRGIAATALVAAMALAATACGGDDGGSGDKKSGGHLSGTVTYWDTSNDAEKGTYKELALGFEKKHPDVKVNYVNVPFGDALAKFKNAAGSGGSGAPDVLRTEVAWTQDLANIGYLAPLDGTPALADQSDYLPKALAGAKFKGKTYAVPQVIDTLGLFYNKKMLKDAGVQPPKDWTELKAAAKKIKEKTGKTGLYLRGDDAYWYLPFIYGEGGDLLDTGAKKVTIDDEPGIKAFAAARDLVTSKAAETDATDGWDNMQNAIKNGDVAMTINGPWAIEDTLAGKAFKDKSNLGVVPVPAGSKGRGAPQGGQNLTVYAGSKNLDASYAFAQYMSSAEVQAKTTEKLSLLPTRTSVYSNKTVAANPNVKFFKAAVDKAVERPWIPEGNSLFQAILVQFPGVLAGKTSPEKAANAVGDAYRKLLKGDWK; encoded by the coding sequence ATGCGACGTGGCATAGCGGCCACCGCACTCGTCGCGGCCATGGCGCTCGCGGCGACGGCATGCGGCGGTGACGACGGCGGCAGCGGCGACAAGAAGTCCGGCGGTCATCTCTCCGGCACCGTGACGTACTGGGACACGTCGAACGACGCGGAGAAGGGCACGTACAAGGAGCTCGCCCTGGGCTTCGAGAAGAAGCACCCCGACGTCAAGGTCAACTACGTCAATGTGCCCTTCGGCGACGCGCTGGCCAAGTTCAAGAACGCCGCCGGCTCCGGCGGCTCCGGCGCGCCCGATGTGCTGCGTACCGAGGTGGCCTGGACCCAGGACCTGGCCAACATCGGCTATCTCGCCCCGCTGGACGGCACCCCGGCCCTCGCCGACCAGTCCGACTATCTGCCCAAGGCGCTCGCAGGCGCCAAGTTCAAGGGCAAGACCTACGCCGTACCGCAGGTCATCGACACCCTCGGCCTCTTCTACAACAAGAAGATGCTGAAGGACGCCGGGGTCCAGCCGCCGAAGGACTGGACCGAGCTCAAGGCCGCCGCCAAGAAGATCAAGGAGAAGACCGGCAAGACCGGTCTCTATCTGCGCGGCGACGACGCCTACTGGTACCTGCCCTTCATCTACGGCGAGGGCGGCGACCTCCTCGACACCGGCGCCAAGAAGGTCACCATCGACGACGAGCCCGGCATCAAGGCGTTCGCGGCCGCCCGCGACCTGGTCACCTCCAAGGCGGCGGAGACCGACGCCACCGACGGCTGGGACAACATGCAGAACGCCATCAAGAACGGCGACGTCGCGATGACGATCAACGGGCCGTGGGCGATCGAGGACACCCTGGCGGGCAAGGCGTTCAAGGACAAGTCCAACCTCGGAGTGGTCCCGGTCCCGGCCGGCAGCAAGGGCCGGGGCGCCCCGCAGGGCGGCCAGAACCTCACCGTCTACGCCGGGTCGAAGAACCTGGACGCCTCCTACGCCTTCGCGCAGTACATGAGCTCGGCCGAGGTGCAGGCCAAGACCACCGAGAAGCTCTCCCTGCTGCCCACCCGCACCTCCGTCTACTCCAACAAGACGGTCGCCGCGAACCCGAACGTGAAGTTCTTCAAGGCCGCCGTCGACAAGGCCGTCGAGCGCCCCTGGATCCCCGAGGGCAACAGCCTCTTCCAGGCGATCCTGGTGCAGTTCCCGGGCGTCCTCGCCGGCAAGACCTCGCCGGAGAAGGCCGCAAACGCGGTCGGTGACGCGTACCGCAAGCTCCTCAAGGGCGACTGGAAGTAG
- a CDS encoding LacI family DNA-binding transcriptional regulator, whose amino-acid sequence MAAQAEVSEATVSRVLNGKAGVAATTRQRVLAALDVLGYERPVRLRRRSAGLVGLVIPELTNPVFPAFAQIIEQVLAGHGYTPILCTQMPGGATEDELVEQLEERDVAGIVFMSGLHADTTADPARYARLAGRKVPFVLINGYHERIQATFVSPDDRAAARMAVRHLAALGHHRIGLAVGPARYVPALRKVEGFLAASAELLGRPADEARELVRHTLFSVEGGQVAAATLLDQGCTGVVCGSDLMALGVIREAARRGLRVPHDVSVVGFDDSPLIAFTDPPLTTVRQPVQSMATAAVGALLEEMAGNPVQHTEFVFQPDLVVRGSTAQVPPTGQPPTGQPPAGQGPVPLRRPGTRMP is encoded by the coding sequence ATCGCCGCCCAGGCCGAGGTCAGCGAGGCCACCGTCAGCCGGGTGCTCAACGGCAAGGCGGGCGTGGCGGCCACCACCCGGCAGCGGGTGCTCGCCGCCCTCGACGTCCTCGGCTACGAACGGCCGGTACGGCTGCGGCGGCGCAGCGCCGGGCTGGTCGGCCTGGTCATCCCGGAGCTGACCAACCCGGTCTTCCCCGCCTTCGCCCAGATCATCGAGCAGGTGCTGGCCGGACATGGCTACACCCCGATCCTGTGCACCCAGATGCCCGGCGGCGCCACCGAGGACGAGCTGGTGGAGCAGTTGGAGGAGCGCGATGTGGCGGGCATCGTCTTCATGTCCGGACTGCACGCCGACACCACGGCCGACCCCGCCCGCTATGCCCGGCTGGCCGGGCGCAAGGTGCCGTTCGTGCTGATCAACGGCTACCACGAGCGCATCCAGGCCACGTTCGTATCACCCGACGACCGGGCGGCGGCGCGGATGGCCGTCCGCCACCTGGCCGCGCTCGGCCACCACCGGATCGGCCTCGCGGTGGGGCCCGCCCGCTATGTCCCCGCGCTGCGCAAGGTCGAGGGGTTCCTCGCTGCGAGCGCGGAGCTGCTGGGCCGACCGGCGGACGAGGCACGGGAGTTGGTGCGGCATACGCTCTTCAGCGTCGAGGGCGGGCAGGTGGCGGCGGCCACGCTGCTGGACCAGGGCTGTACGGGCGTCGTGTGCGGCAGCGACCTGATGGCGCTCGGGGTGATCCGGGAGGCGGCCCGGCGCGGGCTGCGGGTGCCGCACGATGTGTCGGTGGTCGGCTTCGACGACTCCCCGCTGATCGCCTTCACCGATCCCCCGCTGACCACCGTCCGCCAGCCGGTGCAGTCGATGGCGACGGCGGCGGTGGGGGCGCTGCTGGAGGAGATGGCCGGAAACCCGGTCCAGCACACGGAGTTCGTCTTCCAGCCGGATCTGGTCGTGCGAGGCTCGACGGCGCAGGTGCCGCCGACCGGTCAGCCGCCGACCGGTCAGCCGCCCGCCGGTCAGGGGCCGGTGCCCCTTCGCCGGCCGGGCACCCGGATGCCGTAG
- a CDS encoding glycoside hydrolase family 13 protein, which yields MTQELTTSLATEPARPSEGHGWWRDAVIYQVYVRSFADSDGDGIGDLRGARERLPHLAGLGVDAVWLTPFYASPQADGGYDVADYRAVDPLFGSLGDADDLVRTAHELGLKVIVDVVPNHSSDQHPWFREALADRPGGAARTRYHFRPGRGAHGELPPNDWESVFGGPAWTRTTAPDGTPGEWYLHLFAPQQPDLNWDSPEVRAEFDSVLRFWLDLGVDGFRIDVAHGMVKAAGLPDIGRTEQAKLIGSQVLPFFDQDGVHEIHRSWRRLLDSYPGDRIGVAEAWAPTAERLALYVRPDELHQAFNFQFLKCPWDAAAMREVIDESLAATGSVGAPTTWVLSNHDVVRHATRYADGAGGGPERGLARARAAALLILALPGSAYLYQGEELGLPEVTELPDELRQDPAFFRTSADGQEGQDGQDGFRDGCRVPLPWTRSGDSHGFGPGGSWLPQPEDWAELSVEAQTGDPGSTLELYRDALALRRELPGLGDGPMSWLDAPAGVLALSRPGLVCTLNTLGEEVELPVPGRALLSSAPLAYQAGTVCIPPDSCAWWAI from the coding sequence ATGACCCAGGAGCTCACGACCTCCCTTGCCACCGAGCCGGCGCGACCGTCCGAAGGCCACGGATGGTGGCGCGACGCCGTCATCTACCAGGTGTACGTACGGTCCTTCGCCGACAGCGACGGCGACGGGATCGGCGATCTGCGCGGGGCGCGGGAGCGGCTGCCGCACCTCGCCGGGCTGGGTGTGGACGCCGTCTGGCTGACCCCCTTCTACGCCTCCCCGCAGGCCGACGGCGGCTACGACGTGGCGGACTACCGCGCCGTGGACCCGCTCTTCGGCTCCCTCGGCGACGCCGACGACCTGGTGCGCACCGCCCATGAGCTGGGGCTGAAGGTGATCGTGGACGTCGTCCCGAACCACAGCTCGGACCAGCACCCGTGGTTCCGCGAGGCGCTCGCCGACCGGCCAGGCGGCGCGGCCCGCACCCGCTACCACTTCCGCCCCGGCCGCGGCGCCCACGGCGAACTGCCCCCGAACGACTGGGAGTCGGTCTTCGGCGGCCCCGCCTGGACCCGTACCACCGCTCCGGACGGCACCCCCGGCGAGTGGTACCTGCACCTGTTCGCCCCCCAGCAGCCCGACCTCAACTGGGACTCCCCCGAGGTCCGCGCGGAGTTCGACTCGGTGCTGCGCTTCTGGCTGGATCTGGGCGTGGACGGCTTCCGTATCGATGTCGCGCACGGCATGGTCAAGGCCGCCGGGCTGCCCGACATCGGCCGCACCGAACAGGCCAAGCTGATCGGCTCCCAGGTGCTGCCGTTCTTCGACCAGGACGGGGTGCACGAGATTCACCGCTCCTGGCGGCGGCTGCTGGACTCCTACCCCGGTGACCGGATCGGCGTCGCCGAGGCATGGGCGCCCACCGCCGAGCGGCTGGCCCTCTACGTACGCCCCGACGAGCTGCACCAGGCGTTCAACTTCCAGTTCCTGAAGTGCCCGTGGGACGCGGCCGCGATGCGCGAGGTGATCGACGAGTCGCTGGCCGCCACCGGCTCCGTCGGCGCCCCCACCACCTGGGTGCTCTCCAACCACGACGTGGTCCGGCACGCCACCCGCTACGCGGACGGAGCCGGTGGCGGCCCGGAGCGGGGGCTCGCCCGCGCCCGTGCCGCGGCCCTGCTCATCCTGGCGCTGCCCGGCTCGGCCTATCTCTACCAGGGCGAGGAGCTGGGCCTTCCCGAGGTGACCGAGCTGCCGGACGAGCTGCGCCAGGACCCGGCCTTCTTCCGCACCTCCGCCGACGGGCAGGAGGGCCAGGACGGCCAGGACGGCTTCCGCGACGGCTGCCGGGTGCCCCTGCCCTGGACCCGATCCGGTGACTCCCACGGCTTCGGCCCCGGCGGCAGCTGGCTGCCCCAGCCGGAGGACTGGGCCGAGCTGTCCGTCGAGGCGCAGACCGGCGACCCCGGCTCCACGCTGGAGCTGTACCGCGACGCGCTCGCGCTGCGCCGTGAGCTGCCGGGGCTCGGGGACGGGCCGATGAGCTGGCTGGACGCCCCGGCGGGGGTGCTCGCGCTGTCCCGGCCGGGCCTGGTGTGCACGCTCAACACGCTCGGGGAGGAGGTCGAACTGCCGGTTCCGGGGCGTGCGCTGCTCTCGTCGGCGCCGCTGGCGTACCAGGCCGGAACCGTGTGCATTCCGCCTGATTCGTGCGCGTGGTGGGCAATCTGA
- a CDS encoding phosphatase PAP2 family protein, with translation MGGATIRTTAGRTATPAPIADTDAERAPGLTLMNRLRTPRRPRLWFEIVLIAVSYWTYSLIRNAVPEQRPEALRNASWIWEWEHRFGMAFERGVNHAIDSVSWLIVGMNYYYATLHFIVTLSVLVWLYHWHPGRYAAIRLALFATTGVALLGYYFFPLAPPRLMSGGHFIDTVVVHNTWGSMASGNLADMSNQYAAMPSMHIGWSLWCGLTIATLARPVWVKALGLLYPSATLLVIVATANHFWMDAVGGVICLSFGFALSCAWYGSLPYRLPRQVAVICTA, from the coding sequence ATGGGTGGAGCGACGATCAGGACCACGGCAGGCCGCACAGCCACCCCGGCACCCATCGCGGACACCGACGCGGAACGGGCACCGGGCCTCACCCTGATGAACCGGTTGCGTACCCCCAGAAGGCCCCGGCTCTGGTTCGAGATCGTCCTCATCGCCGTCAGTTACTGGACTTATTCGCTGATCCGCAACGCCGTCCCGGAGCAGCGGCCGGAGGCGCTGCGCAACGCGAGCTGGATCTGGGAGTGGGAGCACCGGTTCGGAATGGCCTTCGAGCGGGGCGTCAACCATGCGATCGACTCGGTCAGCTGGCTGATCGTGGGCATGAACTACTACTACGCCACGCTCCACTTCATCGTGACGCTCAGCGTGCTGGTGTGGCTCTACCACTGGCATCCGGGCCGTTACGCCGCCATCCGGCTGGCGCTCTTCGCGACCACGGGCGTGGCCCTGCTCGGCTACTACTTCTTTCCGCTGGCCCCGCCCCGGCTGATGAGCGGCGGCCACTTCATCGACACCGTGGTGGTGCACAACACCTGGGGCTCGATGGCCTCGGGGAACCTCGCCGATATGTCGAACCAGTACGCGGCGATGCCCTCGATGCACATCGGCTGGTCGCTGTGGTGCGGTCTGACCATCGCGACGCTGGCGCGCCCGGTGTGGGTGAAGGCCCTGGGGCTGCTCTACCCCTCGGCCACGCTGCTGGTGATCGTCGCCACCGCCAACCACTTCTGGATGGACGCGGTCGGCGGGGTCATCTGTCTCTCCTTCGGCTTCGCGCTGTCGTGCGCGTGGTACGGCTCGCTGCCGTACCGGCTGCCGAGGCAGGTGGCCGTGATCTGCACGGCTTGA
- a CDS encoding helix-turn-helix domain-containing protein, producing MDSHRLAPRLLASWQRSRRYGLSPEEMRPVFTGSVDTASLFYECGHEVLRGLRDTLANEAVGMMIADGDGLVLCRVCDDASISRSLDRVHLAPGFSFAERDVGTNGLGLALTDRAPSLVRADEHYCTGLRGYTCAAAPVLDPGTGGLVGSVNLTTWSDSSSKLLLALAQAAAGNTAALMLARGTGRRVRPAPRGEVFRMYADRYHQHDHAHQALSPGWTDAVAAAHSASARGRIVAVVGEPGAGKAALVATARRQTGARERLLSARTPAPGDVAAWLALWAPELGKDSTCVVVSGVDRLPAWAATELARLFEEARRVAGEGSGRPPPFAVTAQWYSAIPDVLRPLVDTVVEVPALRFRPDDILPLARHFARWHRGPTVTFTSAAARALTSYDWPENVGQLRRVVREAASRTDAIDTHHLPAEVFTGSGGHLTRLQLLERDEIVRCLTEPGTTVAQAAAKMGLGRATVYRKMARYGIRVPGRRRGTGP from the coding sequence GTGGACAGCCACCGCCTGGCCCCGCGCCTGCTGGCATCGTGGCAGCGCAGCCGGCGCTACGGTCTGTCGCCGGAGGAGATGCGGCCGGTGTTCACCGGTTCGGTGGACACGGCCTCCCTGTTCTACGAGTGCGGTCATGAGGTGCTGCGGGGCCTGCGGGACACGCTCGCCAACGAGGCGGTCGGCATGATGATCGCCGACGGCGACGGCTTGGTGCTGTGCCGGGTGTGCGACGACGCCTCGATCAGCCGGTCCCTGGACCGGGTCCATCTGGCGCCCGGTTTCTCCTTCGCCGAACGCGACGTGGGCACCAACGGGCTCGGCCTGGCCCTGACGGATCGGGCTCCGTCACTGGTGAGAGCGGACGAGCACTACTGCACCGGCCTGCGGGGATACACCTGTGCCGCGGCACCGGTGCTCGACCCGGGGACCGGTGGGCTCGTCGGCAGCGTCAACCTCACCACGTGGTCCGACTCGTCCTCGAAGCTGTTGCTGGCCCTTGCGCAAGCCGCCGCCGGGAACACGGCGGCGCTCATGCTGGCCCGGGGGACCGGCCGCAGGGTCCGACCGGCCCCCCGGGGCGAGGTGTTCCGGATGTACGCCGACCGGTACCACCAGCACGACCACGCTCACCAGGCGCTCTCCCCCGGCTGGACGGACGCCGTCGCCGCCGCGCACAGCGCCTCGGCCCGCGGACGGATCGTCGCGGTGGTCGGTGAGCCGGGAGCGGGGAAGGCCGCGCTGGTCGCCACCGCCCGTCGGCAGACCGGGGCGCGGGAACGCCTGCTCAGCGCCCGCACACCCGCGCCCGGCGACGTGGCCGCGTGGCTGGCGCTGTGGGCCCCCGAACTCGGCAAGGACAGCACCTGCGTCGTCGTCTCCGGTGTGGACCGGCTGCCGGCGTGGGCGGCCACCGAACTGGCCCGGCTGTTCGAAGAGGCGCGCCGGGTGGCCGGAGAGGGGTCCGGGCGTCCGCCGCCGTTCGCCGTGACGGCCCAGTGGTACTCCGCGATCCCGGACGTGCTGAGGCCGCTGGTCGACACCGTGGTCGAGGTGCCCGCCCTGCGCTTCCGCCCCGACGACATCCTGCCGCTGGCCCGCCACTTCGCACGGTGGCACCGCGGACCCACGGTGACGTTCACGTCCGCCGCGGCCCGCGCGCTGACGTCCTACGACTGGCCCGAGAACGTGGGGCAGCTGCGCCGGGTGGTGCGCGAGGCGGCGTCGAGGACGGATGCGATCGACACCCATCACCTCCCGGCCGAGGTGTTCACCGGCTCGGGCGGCCATCTGACCCGGCTGCAGCTCCTCGAACGGGACGAGATCGTGCGCTGCCTGACCGAACCAGGCACGACGGTGGCCCAGGCGGCGGCGAAGATGGGCCTGGGCCGCGCCACCGTCTACCGCAAGATGGCCCGCTACGGCATCCGGGTGCCCGGCCGGCGAAGGGGCACCGGCCCCTGA
- a CDS encoding HAD family hydrolase, whose amino-acid sequence MHTADAATAAASPLSTSASASESPGAPLPRPRTAGRPRFPLVATDLDGTLLRGDLTVSPRNREALALVRAAGARHLVVTGRPAASCREFLVAIGYRGLAVCGQGAQLYDASADRLLVSASLDRELARSVVERTEEALGAGPLELAVVTAAPENRFVVTARFTDRMRPEWGLAERAELWAAPIEKVLMRHRTVADGLVAAAAQRVGAGEVAVTHSEKGMIEVLPAGTDKSVGLQLAADRMGFTPAETVAFGDMPNDIPLLGWAGYGVAMGNAHPELKAMADEVAPANEDDGVAVVLERLFAHP is encoded by the coding sequence GTGCACACCGCCGACGCCGCCACCGCTGCCGCTTCTCCCTTATCCACTTCCGCATCCGCCTCCGAGTCCCCGGGCGCGCCGCTCCCCCGGCCCCGTACCGCCGGGCGGCCCCGCTTCCCGCTGGTGGCCACCGACCTCGACGGCACCCTGCTGCGCGGGGATCTGACGGTCTCGCCGCGCAACCGTGAGGCGCTGGCCCTGGTCCGGGCCGCCGGGGCGCGGCATCTGGTGGTCACCGGGCGCCCGGCCGCGTCCTGCCGGGAGTTCCTGGTGGCGATCGGCTACCGGGGGCTCGCGGTGTGCGGACAGGGCGCGCAGCTGTACGACGCCTCCGCGGACCGGCTGCTGGTCTCGGCGTCGCTGGACCGGGAGCTGGCCCGGTCGGTGGTGGAGCGCACCGAGGAGGCGCTGGGCGCGGGGCCGCTGGAGCTCGCCGTGGTGACCGCGGCGCCCGAGAACCGCTTCGTCGTCACCGCCCGCTTCACCGACCGGATGCGCCCGGAGTGGGGGCTGGCCGAGCGGGCGGAGCTGTGGGCGGCGCCGATCGAGAAGGTGCTGATGCGCCACCGGACGGTGGCGGACGGGCTGGTGGCGGCGGCCGCGCAGCGGGTGGGCGCGGGCGAGGTGGCGGTGACCCACTCCGAGAAGGGCATGATCGAGGTGCTCCCGGCCGGGACGGACAAGTCGGTGGGGCTCCAACTGGCCGCCGACCGCATGGGGTTCACCCCCGCCGAGACGGTCGCGTTCGGCGATATGCCCAATGACATCCCGCTGCTGGGCTGGGCCGGGTACGGGGTCGCGATGGGCAATGCCCACCCGGAGCTGAAGGCGATGGCCGACGAGGTGGCGCCGGCGAACGAGGACGACGG
- a CDS encoding carbohydrate ABC transporter permease, with protein sequence MAVDTSRPLDPAAGARGARGRGGRVRKAGTPPPRRIRNALARHWYAWAMVAPVVLVIGLIIGYPLVRGVYLSLTDANEANVERTIGINHIPATYQTVGLDNFRAILEDQVFWDRLGWTVTWTVSCVALTFAIGLGLAVLLNRRFAGRTLYRSLLILPWAVPAFVSVFAWRLLYNEKNGILNKVLHGGGIDAVPWLNDPTMAKVSVIAVNIWLGVPFMLVALLGGLQSIPGELYEAAEMDGASPRQRFRHITLPGLRSVSSTVILLSTIWTFNMFPVIFLLTRGGPGDSTEILVTYAYRLSFVNSPRDFAGASAWGVLILLILMLFAVIYRRSLRKQGEVW encoded by the coding sequence ATGGCTGTCGACACCAGCCGGCCGCTGGACCCGGCCGCGGGCGCGAGGGGCGCCCGCGGCCGGGGCGGCCGGGTTCGCAAGGCCGGCACCCCACCGCCGCGCCGGATCCGCAACGCGCTCGCCCGCCACTGGTACGCCTGGGCCATGGTCGCGCCCGTCGTGCTCGTCATCGGGCTGATCATCGGCTATCCGCTGGTCCGCGGCGTCTATCTGTCGCTGACCGACGCCAACGAGGCCAACGTCGAGCGCACCATCGGGATCAACCACATCCCCGCCACCTACCAGACGGTCGGCCTCGACAACTTCCGGGCCATCCTCGAGGACCAGGTCTTCTGGGACCGGCTGGGCTGGACCGTCACCTGGACCGTCAGCTGTGTGGCGCTCACCTTCGCGATCGGCCTGGGCCTGGCCGTACTGCTCAACCGGCGGTTCGCCGGGCGCACCCTCTACCGGTCGCTGCTGATCCTGCCGTGGGCCGTCCCCGCCTTCGTCTCCGTCTTCGCCTGGCGGCTGCTCTACAACGAGAAGAACGGCATCCTCAACAAGGTGCTGCACGGCGGCGGGATCGACGCGGTGCCCTGGCTGAACGACCCCACCATGGCCAAGGTCTCGGTGATCGCCGTGAACATCTGGCTCGGGGTGCCGTTCATGCTGGTCGCGCTGCTCGGCGGGCTGCAGTCCATCCCCGGTGAGCTGTACGAGGCCGCCGAGATGGACGGGGCGAGCCCCCGGCAGCGGTTCCGCCACATCACCCTGCCCGGGCTGCGCTCGGTCAGCTCCACCGTGATCCTGCTGTCGACCATCTGGACGTTCAACATGTTCCCGGTGATCTTCCTGCTGACCCGCGGCGGACCCGGCGACTCCACCGAGATCCTGGTGACGTACGCCTACCGGCTCTCCTTCGTCAACAGCCCGCGCGACTTCGCCGGCGCCTCGGCCTGGGGTGTGCTGATCCTGCTCATCCTCATGCTCTTCGCGGTGATCTACCGCCGTTCGCTCCGCAAGCAGGGAGAGGTCTGGTAG